From the Glandiceps talaboti chromosome 12, keGlaTala1.1, whole genome shotgun sequence genome, one window contains:
- the LOC144443582 gene encoding uncharacterized protein LOC144443582: MANADAEISAMFSSISGGFADSVSHYLLVLIGEAITQNYVPPILDVIAQGLKAWDVDGAECNFDDNLKALSQITGQKSFYHSSDNFGVIVLINPTTSAVKKEVGSLLSHSAKCKHLLFGGISLEGGGDWVFQDDSFTLHDAADVMKSDSVQSALRPAAKTDLTLSGCHWSLTSLDKLGFLKYFNVFVNPQDTKNEVGGITEFTSSLSENIEVLSQLDLLEPPTMGVGVKCKITKPTVLVFPAGKGDCAFFAVNDFSMFVGGGYANKSCFWKFAKHLHRVDAILLPNMNPDSVLGVNSLLRRKIAEKELEEPEKGSIEYEEWQQKTNSPEVGVIYLNAPEGIKTKDNLLMKISSLGAQSMKLFKQLDITPSQCCQANPRTMEPITLYQKVGIGKLDMYILSPIKDSKELKDFMSQFQNSKKFPSAKTGVKSNGKEFELSLPNMVSICALVVWQPYNPVEPTVRVLFPGNAPQSRLLEGLDKCKNLSFLQKRETAQKPISKPGKKGNGKIQKLKKDAGGSASSSEVNSLTSGEQNACTDGVHCNTPPPELADDVCTDGIHCNTPPPELADGVCTDGIHCNTPPPELADGVCVDGVHCNTPPPELAGVCTDGVHCNTPPPELADGVCTDGLHCNTPPPELADGVCVDGLHCNTPPLELADGVCTDGLHCNTPPPELADGVCVDGLHCNTPPPELADGVCTDGLHCNTPPPELADGVCVDGLHCNTPPPELADGDSEDDIHSNNMHAEEYEYGCSDGIHCNTPPPEDEVGEGDAAGNHDDVSHSEDAPQEYHQEACFAGGFATSDKEPSPETGYNPFLPPNSVQLSAADDFNQTQYHADEEEPQLKEVLPESDTHPDGDHDAVTPSDDNDLFEKEVSTPTSAPVEESDHMASFHETVREESIIRDMQDSSEIVVATIDDACHEITTVDMPSEPTEEILFEPTKGEELTEDVSSEIKFKDEQSSESIVTEVATDEVPIEPTFGDEAIEKIPSEATPTKDGYGEETTENIPSEAALGENTTVEDTDQDTFQDKQTNQPETTFGTEVTEDVQHEAALKEEVLPEASGDNGTEAMFGDETTGEVQPDITISKEVPPETNFGDEATEEVPAEAVFGDEATTQEVPAVATIEEVPAEAIFEDEATTQEVPAEATTQEVPDEATLEVPAEAIFRDEATTQEVPAEAAFGDEPSTQEVSAEAAFGDEAPEEEPAEEAFVDEAPEEVPAEATFGDEPTVEVPSEATFGDEATEELAPQTTFTDLATQEVPTETTFGDEAPKEEPAEEVFVDEAPEEVPAEATFGGEATEELAPQTTITDLATEEVPTEATFGDEATEEVPAKATFGDEATTEEVPAEAIFEDEATEEVPAEAAIGDKAQKEVPVEASFGDVATEEVPNEATFGDEASEEVPAKATFGDEATTEEVPAEAIFGGEATEEVPAEATFGDEATTEEVPPEATFGDEATEEVPAEATFGDEASEEVPAEATFGDEATTEEVPAEATFGDEASEEVPPEATFGDEATEEVPPEATFGDEATTQQQVPTEATFGTVATEEVPAGETFGDDTSEEVPPEATFGNETKEEFQPESAFKDEAIMVAPDPTVSGEEKHELPSEPTCGDVAKDEIPPAIFGEEATEEVPPHATFADEATEEVPPKDSIAATVEATVIQEQQTETVATKSESSSEDTIIADAKEVHPNESSLMHDDFVQGNQSTSEINEKTTDEWVPMEEEQGGPMTEIQEQPEEVSETNIPGSEIPQPMPEELKAKFEEINASIKAGDVLIETTETDIEKVHGETYEITEAKDSSVSTCIVTEQESAIAQDKQPSPLTIVPDIPAVPVVAKDISKKISPTKTPKQAHTDKKTMEKKKSPPTKKKTTKTETQVAKGKPKQRPEKVEPKKTTTMKTTTEKTTSSSKVKKSDSQKKTDTSVKKKQTSSTEKAELVSKNGATKRTLIGTDKKTNGKEALLRKQKRTIEKKPTASPRERPTPGSSKRPTSAPASKKLDATRKKPSEAKRPTSSSGSRGGAKADTKSAGGTSKSVASSGPPVFVDLVYIPNHGSKENTNMEFFRRIRSKYYVLSANDAGRHQPHTGVLDSLLEGKQKWNEPEQDVIIIPTYATKNLREWQIKNHSELTENHIMVSQPASESVVQMKDESFHMYKVEF; this comes from the exons ATGGCGAATGCTGATGCGGAGATCAGCGCTATGTTTTCGAGCATTTCGGGTGGCTTTGCCGACAGCGTCTCACATTATCTCCTTGTACTTATTGGAGAGGCGATAACACAAAATTACGTGCCACCGATCTTAGATGTTATAGCCCAAG GTTTAAAAGCTTGGGATGTTGATGGAGCAGAATGTAATTTTGATGACAATTTAAAAGCACTCAGTCAAATAACAG GTCAGAAGAGCTTTTACCATTCAAGTGATAACTTTGGAGTCATAGTTCTCATTAATCCTACCACATCGGCAGTGAAAAAAGAAGTTGGAAGTCTGCTTAGTCATTCTGCAAAATGCAAGCATCTCCTCTTTGGTGGTATAAGTCTTGAAGGTGGTGGAGATTGGGTGTTCCAAGATGACAGCTTCACCTTACATGATGCCGCAGATGTTATGAAAAGTGATAGTGTCCAGAGTGCCCTGAGACCTGCAGCTAAAACAGACCTTACCTTGTCAGGCTGTCATTGGAGTCTGACAAGTCTTGATAAGCTAGGTttcttaaaatatttcaatgtttttgtcAACCCCCAAGATACAAAGAATGAAGTAGGTGGTATTACAGAGTTCACAAGCAGTCTATCGGAGAATATAGAGGTATTATCTCAATTGGATTTGCTAGAGCCACCAACAATGGGGGTTggtgtaaaatgtaaaattacaaaGCCCACTGTGTTAGTTTTCCCAGCTGGCAAAGGAGACTGTGCTTTCTTTGCAGTCAATGATTTTAGCATGTTTGTTGGAGGAGGATACGCAAATAAGTCATGTTTTTGGAAGTTTGCAAAGCATTTGCACAGAGTTGATGCAATATTATTGCCAAATATGAATCCTGATTCAGTTTTAGGTGTGAATAGTTTGCTGCGACGTAAGATAGCAGAGAAAGAATTAGAAGAGCCAGAAAAAGGATCCATTGAGTACGAGGAATggcaacagaaaacaaattctCCAGAAGTTGGGGTCATTTACTTAAATGCACCAGAAGGTATCAAAACTAAAGATAACTTGCTAATGAAAATTTCCTCTTTAGGGGCTCAAAGTATGAAGTTATTTAAACAACTTGATATAACACCAAGCCAGTGTTGTCAAGCCAACCCTCGTACTATGGAGCCAATCACTTTGTACCAAAAAGTTGGAATTGGGAAActtgacatgtacattttaagTCCAATCAAAGATAGCAAGGAGTTGAAAGATTTCATGTCACAGTTTCAAAATAGTAAAAAGTTTCCTTCTGCAAAAACAGGAGTGAAGTCCAATGGTAAGGAGTTTGAATTATCTTTGCCCAATATGGTGTCTATCTGTGCTTTGGTTGTATGGCAGCCATATAATCCAGTTGAGCCAACAGTACGAGTACTGTTTCCTGGAAATGCTCCTCAAAGTAGGCTTTTAGAAGGACTTGATAAATGTAAAAATTTGTCGTTCTTACAAAAAAGAGAAACAGCTCAGAAGCCAATAAGTAAACCAGGAAAGAAGGGTAATGGAAAgatacaaaaattgaaaaaagatGCTGGTGGCAGTGCATCATCCTCTGAAGTCAATTCCCTAACATCAGGTGAACAAAATGCCTGTACAGATGGTGTACACTGTAACACCCCACCACCAGAGTTAGCAGATGATGTCTGCACAGATGGTATACACTGCAACACACCACCTCCAGAATTAGCAGATGGTGTCTGCACAGATGGTATACACTGCAACACGCCACCTCCAGAATTAGCAGATGGAGTTTGTGTAGATGGGGTGCATTGCAACACCCCACCACCAGAATTAGCAGGTGTCTGCACAGATGGTGTACACTGTAACACACCACCACCAGAATTAGCAGATGGTGTCTGCACAGATGGTCTACACTGCAACACGCCACCTCCAGAATTAGCAGATGGTGTTTGTGTAGATGGGTTGCATTGCAACACCCCACCACTGGAATTAGCAGATGGTGTCTGCACAGATGGTTTACACTGCAACACGCCACCTCCAGAATTAGCAGATGGTGTTTGTGTAGATGGGTTGCATTGCAACACCCCACCACCGGAATTAGCAGATGGTGTCTGCACAGATGGTTTACACTGCAACACGCCACCTCCAGAATTAGCAGATGGTGTTTGTGTAGATGGGTTGCATTGCAACACCCCACCTCCAGAATTAGCAGATGGTGATTCTGAAGATGACATTCACAGCAACAACATGCATGCAGAGGAATATGAATATGGCTGTTCTGATGGGATTCACTGCAACACACCTCCACCAGAAGATGAAGTAGGTGAAGGAGATGCTGCAGGCAATCATGATGATGTTAGCCACTCAGAAGATGCACCTCAAGAGTATCATCAAGAAGCATGCTTTGCTGGTGGCTTTGCAACATCAGACAAGGAACCTTCACCAGAGACTGGGTACAACCCTTTCCTCCCACCTAATTCAGTACAGTTATCTGCAGCTGATGATTTCAATCAAACACAGTATCATGCCGATGAGGAGGAGCCACAACTGAAAGAGGTTTTACCAGAATCAGATACCCATCCCGATGGGGATCATGATGCCGTAACTCCTTCTGATGACAATGATCTTTTTGAGAAGGAAGTTTCTACCCCTACATCTGCTCCAGTGGAAGAATCAGACCACATGGCTTCATTCCATGAAACTGTCAGAGAAGAAAGTATCATAAGGGATATGCAAGACTCATCTGAGATAGTTGTGGCAACAATTGATGATGCATGCCATGAAATAACAACTGTTGATATGCCATCAGAGCCAACAGAGGAAATTTTGTTTGAGCCCACAAAAGGTGAAGAACTGACAGAAGATGTGTCgtctgaaataaaatttaagGATGAACAATCATCAGAGAGTATAGTAACTGAAGTAGCAACAGATGAAGTACCAATTGAACCTACATTTGGGGATGAAGCAATAGAGAAAATACCATCTGAAGCTACACCGACTAAAGATGGGTATGGAGAGGAGACAACAGAAAACATTCCATCTGAAGCCGCTCTTGGAGAAAACACAACTGTGGAAGATACTGACCAAGATACGTTccaagacaaacagacaaatcaGCCTGAAACCACATTTGGAACTGAGGTGACAGAGGATGTTCAACATGAAGCTGCACTAAAGGAAGAAGTATTACCTGAAGCATCAGGTGATAATGGAACAGAAGCTATGTTTGGAGATGAAACAACAGGTGAAGTTCAACCTGACATTACTATTTCAAAAGAAGTGCCACCTGAAACAAACTTTGGAGATGAAGCAACAGAGGAAGTGCCAGCTGAAGCAGTCTTTGGAGATGAAGCAACAACACAGGAAGTTCCAGCGGTAGCAACAATAGAGGAAGTGCCAGCTGAAGCAATCTTTGAAGATGAAGCAACAACACAGGAAGTACCAGCTGAAGCAACAACACAGGAAGTGCCAGATGAAGCAACATTGGAAGTGCCAGCTGAAGCAATCTTCAGAGATGAAGCAACAACACAGGAAGTACCAGCTGAAGCAGCCTTTGGAGATGAACCATCAACGCAGGAAGTGTCAGCTGAAGCAGCCTTTGGAGATGAAGCACCTGAGGAAGAGCCAGCTGAAGAAGCCTTTGTAGATGAAGCACCCGAGGAAGTGCCAGCTGAAGCAACCTTTGGAGATGAACCAACAGTGGAAGTGCCAAGTGAAGCAACCTTTGGAGATGAAGCAACAGAGGAATTGGCACCTCAAACTACTTTTACAGATCTGGCAACACAGGAAGTGCCAACAGAAACAACCTTTGGAGATGAAGCACCCAAGGAAGAGCCAGCTGAAGAAGTCTTTGTAGATGAAGCACCCGAGGAAGTGCCAGCTGAAGCAACCTTTGGAGGTGAAGCAACAGAGGAATTGGCACCTCAAACTACTATTACAGATCTGGCAACAGAGGAAGTGCCTACAGAAGCAACCTTTGGAGATGAAGCAACTGAGGAAGTGCCCGCTAAAGCAACCTTTGGAGATGAAGCAACAACAGAGGAAGTACCAGCTGAAGCAATTTTTGAAGATGAAGCAACTGAGGAAGTGCCAGCTGAAGCAGCCATTGGCGATAAAGCACAAAAGGAAGTGCCAGTTGAAGCCAGCTTTGGCGATGTGGCAACAGAAGAAGTGCCAAATGAAGCAACCTTTGGAGATGAAGCATCGGAGGAAGTGCCAGCTAAAGCAACCTTTGGAGATGAAGCAACAACAGAGGAAGTACCAGCTGAAGCAATCTTTGGAGGTGAAGCAACTGAGGAAGTGCCAGCTGAAGCAACATTTGGAGATGAAGCAACAACTGAGGAAGTGCCACCTGAAGCAACGTTTGGAGATGAAGCAACTGAGGAAGTGCCAGCTGAGGCAACCTTTGGAGATGAAGCATCAGAAGAAGTGCCAGCCGAAGCAACCTTTGGAGATGAAGCAACAACTGAGGAAGTGCCAGCTGAAGCAACCTTTGGAGATGAAGCATCAGAGGAAGTGCCACCTGAAGCAACCTTTGGAGATGAAGCAACAGAGGAAGTGCCACCTGAAGCAACCTTTGGAGACGAAGCAACAACACAGCAGCAAGTGCCCACAGAAGCAACCTTTGGAACTGTGGCAACTGAAGAAGTGCCAGCTGGAGAAACCTTTGGAGATGACACATCAGAAGAAGTGCCGCCTGAAGCAACCTTTGGAAATGAGACAAAAGAAGAATTTCAACCTGAATCTGCCTTTAAAGATGAGGCAATCATGGTTGCTCCAGATCCTACTGTCAGTGGTGAGGAAAAACATGAACTCCCGTCTGAACCTACCTGTGGAGATGTGGCAAAAGATGAGATTCCACCTGCAATATTTGGAGAAGAGGCAACTGAAGAAGTGCCACCTCATGCTACTTTTGCAGACGAGGCAACAGAGGAAGTCCCACCTAAAGATAGTATTGCAGCAACAGTTGAAGCGACAGTGATCCAAGAGCAACAGACTGAGACTGTTGCAACAAAATCTGAAAGTTCTTCAGAAGATACTATAATAGCTGATGCAAAAGAAGTTCATCCAAATGAGTCATCATTAATGCATGATGACTTTGTTCAAGGCAACCAATCAACatcagaaataaatgaaaagacAACTGATGAATGGGTGCCAATGGAAGAAGAGCAAGGCGGCCCAATGACAGAAATACAGGAACAACCAGAAGAAGTGTCTGAAACTAACATTCCAGGATCAGAGATACCACAACCAATGCCTGAAGAACTTAAAGCTAAATTTGAAGAGATAAATGCTAGTATCAAAGCAGGTGACGTTCTCATtgaaacaacagaaacagatATAGAAAAAGTTCATGGAGAAACATATGAGATTACAGAAGCAAAAGACAGCTCTGTTAGTACCTGTATAGTTACAGAACAAGAAAGTGCCATAGCACAAGACAAGCAACCCTCACCACTCACTATAGTTCCAGACATACCTGCTGTCCCGGTTGTAGCAAAAGACATATCTAAAAAGATATCTCCTACCAAAACACCAAAACAAGCACATACTGACAAGAAAACAATGGAGAAGAAAAAGTCCCCACCCACTAAAAAGAagacaacaaaaacagaaactCAAGTAGCAAAAGGAAAACCAAAACAGCGACCTGAAAAGGTTGAACCTAAGAAAACCACTACTATGAAAACCACCACTGAGAAAACAACATCATCTTCTAAGGTAAAGAAAAGTGATAGTCAAAAGAAAACAGACACTTCAGTTAAAAAGAAACAGACTTCCAGTACTGAAAAGGCAGAGTTGGTATCAAAGAATGGAGCAACAAAGAGAACATTGATTGGAACAGATAAAAAGACCAATGGGAAAGAAGCACTGCTTAGGAAACAGAAGAGAACAATTGAAAAGAAACCGACTGCATCTCCAAGAGAACGCCCTACTCCAGGTAGTTCAAAAAGGCCAACCTCTGCTCCAGCATCCAAGAAACTTGATGCAACACGCAAGAAGCCATCTGAAGCCAAACGACCAACATCTAGTTCTGGTTCAAGGGGTGGGGCAAAGGCAGACACTAAATCTGCAGGAGGTACTTCTAAATCTGTAGCATCCAGTGGTCCACCAGTGTTTGTAGATCTAGTGTATATTCCAAATCATGGaagtaaagaaaatacaaatatggaATTCTTTAGACGAATAAGATctaaatattatgttttaaGTGCTAATGATGCAGGTCGCCATCAGCCGCATACTGGTGTTTTAGATAGTTTACTAGAGGGCAAACAGAAGTGGAATGAGCCAGAGCAAGATGTCATTATTATACCTACATATGCCACCAAAAATCTGAGGGAATGGCAAATTAAGAATCACAGTGAGTTAACAGAAAATCATATTATGGTGTCACAACCCGCTAGTGAGAGTGTTGTACAGATGAAAGATGAAAGCTTCCATATGTATAAAGTGGAATTTTAA